A genomic region of Bacillota bacterium contains the following coding sequences:
- a CDS encoding G5 domain-containing protein → MTKLEILILDVGKKQKRFRRKAFWSGVAALALGFLLLQGSSVGAQVPAAVAAFWQDFFGRPALSEARRVVQIGITYTKGAGLSLQTFEDTPVKVQVDGTTVVTRAPLPPLEKILAGAGIELGARDRAEARLVTGDKAIPEIDVIRVRCRIVTEEESIPYPVRRVRDARLTPGKTEVRSPGRPGVLLKKAEITTENGVEVARKELGTEVLREPEPRVIAYGAQNSSAAQRSASRGEAPVAEARRVLKMTATAYTHTGSPTATGVWPYVGGVAVDPDVIPLGSRLYVEGYGPARAVDTGGLIKGNRIDLFFDTEAECFAFGKREVDVYVLE, encoded by the coding sequence GTGACGAAGCTCGAAATCTTGATTCTGGATGTAGGGAAAAAGCAAAAGAGGTTCCGGCGGAAGGCTTTCTGGAGCGGTGTTGCCGCCCTGGCTTTAGGTTTCCTGTTGCTTCAGGGAAGCAGCGTTGGCGCGCAGGTTCCTGCGGCAGTCGCAGCTTTCTGGCAGGATTTTTTCGGCAGGCCGGCGCTTTCTGAGGCGCGCCGGGTAGTTCAAATCGGCATCACCTACACGAAGGGAGCAGGACTGTCCCTTCAGACTTTCGAAGATACTCCTGTGAAGGTGCAGGTAGATGGCACGACCGTTGTGACGCGCGCCCCCCTGCCCCCCCTTGAAAAGATTCTCGCGGGGGCCGGGATTGAGTTGGGCGCCAGGGACCGGGCCGAGGCCAGACTCGTGACCGGAGATAAAGCAATCCCCGAAATCGATGTAATCAGAGTTCGCTGCCGGATTGTTACAGAGGAGGAGTCGATCCCTTACCCGGTGCGGCGGGTCCGGGATGCTCGCCTGACCCCGGGAAAAACCGAGGTGCGCTCCCCGGGACGGCCCGGGGTTCTTTTGAAAAAGGCCGAGATTACTACTGAGAACGGGGTTGAGGTAGCAAGGAAAGAACTTGGGACCGAGGTGCTCCGGGAACCTGAACCCCGGGTGATTGCCTACGGCGCCCAGAACTCATCGGCGGCACAACGCTCCGCCTCGCGCGGGGAGGCTCCTGTGGCTGAGGCCAGGCGCGTCCTCAAGATGACCGCGACCGCTTACACTCATACCGGAAGTCCAACCGCAACCGGAGTCTGGCCCTATGTGGGAGGGGTTGCGGTAGACCCCGACGTGATTCCGCTGGGCTCCAGGTTATATGTTGAGGGCTACGGACCTGCCCGTGCGGTGGACACCGGCGGCTTAATCAAGGGGAACCGGATCGATCTCTTTTTTGACACCGAGGCGGAATGTTTCGCCTTCGGAAAGCGCGAGGTCGATGTTTACGTCCTCGAATAA